A window of Haliscomenobacter hydrossis DSM 1100 contains these coding sequences:
- a CDS encoding START-like domain-containing protein has protein sequence MKRAQLKQEYIFRASPQILYQFLTTPSCLIRWFCDNVEIDGEVYTFFWGDSTDEATVVEDVEDEVFSLRWEGLHNDQERLEFRITEAPITGETILTLTDYCDENEVKDQKRYWDKQMSELQVASGGG, from the coding sequence ATGAAAAGAGCCCAACTTAAACAAGAATACATTTTCCGAGCTTCACCGCAGATTTTGTATCAATTTCTGACTACCCCTTCTTGTCTCATCCGCTGGTTTTGTGACAATGTAGAGATCGATGGTGAAGTCTATACCTTCTTCTGGGGAGATTCCACTGACGAGGCTACCGTAGTGGAAGACGTCGAAGACGAAGTATTTAGCTTGCGGTGGGAGGGTCTTCACAATGATCAGGAACGTTTAGAATTCAGAATTACTGAAGCACCAATTACTGGCGAGACCATCCTTACCCTCACGGATTATTGTGATGAAAATGAGGTAAAGGACCAAAAACGGTACTGGGACAAACAGATGTCAGAGCTGCAAGTCGCTTCTGGAGGCGGCTGA
- a CDS encoding L-threonylcarbamoyladenylate synthase, with protein sequence MAQHYDFEGTEKILSSGGLVLLPTDTLWSIACLPSHSNTLNRLIQLKRQKYADNFELLVSSVGMLKQYVEHLHPRLETLLAYHLRPLTMIFDNPTNLSSNALDAAGNIHIRLVQDPFCAALLEHLNQPLISTFAHVRDSVPPMNFGAISSEIIQGVDYVVKYRQNDKNIDELPVMVKLLEDQEELEFIRE encoded by the coding sequence ATGGCACAGCATTACGATTTTGAGGGGACAGAGAAAATTTTGTCGTCTGGAGGACTGGTGCTTTTGCCAACCGATACGCTGTGGAGCATTGCGTGCCTACCAAGCCATTCCAATACCCTGAATCGACTCATTCAACTCAAACGCCAAAAGTATGCAGATAATTTTGAACTACTGGTGAGTTCAGTGGGCATGCTGAAACAATATGTGGAGCATTTACATCCTCGGCTGGAGACCCTCCTGGCTTATCATCTGCGCCCACTGACCATGATTTTTGACAATCCCACGAACCTTTCATCCAATGCCCTGGACGCTGCGGGCAATATTCACATCCGCCTGGTACAAGATCCTTTTTGCGCTGCACTACTCGAGCACCTCAACCAGCCATTGATCAGTACTTTTGCCCATGTGAGAGATAGCGTTCCTCCGATGAACTTTGGCGCAATCAGTTCAGAAATCATCCAGGGGGTAGATTACGTGGTAAAATACCGTCAAAACGACAAAAACATAGACGAGTTACCCGTGATGGTAAAACTTTTGGAAGATCAGGAAGAGTTGGAGTTTATTCGAGAGTGA
- a CDS encoding Lrp/AsnC ligand binding domain-containing protein has translation MNKGIEIDRLDKQILSILMRNAKMAYTEIAKKLFVSGGTIHVRMKKLEDVGIVKGYNLSVDHGKLGYDICAYLGIYLDKSSLYEEVAKELEKIPEVVEAHYTTGLYNIFARVFCKDTAHLKEVLHDKIQNIPGIQRTETFISLQESINRPLEIVSEDDDEEIGYHEAEER, from the coding sequence ATGAATAAAGGAATTGAAATAGATCGATTGGATAAACAAATCTTGTCCATCCTCATGCGGAACGCCAAAATGGCCTACACCGAAATCGCCAAAAAGCTTTTTGTATCGGGTGGCACGATTCACGTTCGGATGAAAAAATTGGAAGATGTGGGGATTGTCAAGGGCTATAACCTCAGCGTTGACCATGGTAAACTGGGCTATGACATTTGCGCCTATCTGGGGATATACCTCGACAAGAGTTCATTGTATGAAGAAGTTGCCAAGGAGCTGGAAAAAATTCCCGAAGTTGTAGAAGCCCATTATACCACCGGACTATACAATATTTTTGCCCGGGTCTTTTGTAAAGATACGGCCCATCTCAAGGAGGTTTTGCACGATAAAATTCAGAATATCCCGGGCATTCAGCGCACAGAAACCTTCATTTCTCTGCAAGAAAGCATCAATCGGCCCTTGGAGATTGTCAGTGAAGATGACGATGAAGAAATCGGTTACCACGAAGCAGAAGAGCGCTGA
- a CDS encoding PD-(D/E)XK nuclease family protein: MNFTFGTALDNPSWPLPDFSKGGCLWHGPNLLLQWLEFHYGLAGHKNNNEHLRIEQYRQAIRAFLAKNPPPFFARSFQADQFATAANLLARRDELLLAAWDFSITSGIPERLRCIASIEQVLQASPTELPAGFADRFTIVEKKIALRASAIHKINLVEPLELLPYHWQRLFTNMQEQGVEIIPPPPHDRVPDTDLGRFQAFLAGKVGPQALDHDGTLLLLRGKRDTDLGSYLAALLRRNPTFHPCFLIPDKSRTLDEAFIQEGLPSLGIQPASLARPTLQALKLIPNFLWTPVDPYKIMEFVSLPLKPLETELANRIAQQMAQTPGILGESWQAMLGQYFSELEERAGKDSNLDVREIRQQYRFWFERRRFDVAGSVPKNEVEDIFQYLFIWAKKTLEQKSNNPSLLMLAEQAKQIVDLLQTLPEKELSRLELERIVRTVYEPAPMQLNLREIGSFPYVQQPNALCAPIRELIWWNFTQNEPDYFFSRWYDHERGWLQQLNIPLNSPADQNALLGFQRRHPVWMTQHRLILVIPEVAEGSTMLPHPLLGDLEACFGSLEHITATDENQLLGRYFDLPEKVLIPFRRLGKPAPFLRLNHPEKLTDRAEETFTSLESLLYYPYQWLFRYHIRLRKSSILSIVKDSTLQGNLAHRFFQNLLLIPDLSSWSKAEVDQWIERESERLLHREGAVLLMYGKEAERKRFLKRLKFAAWSLVNLLQNNQWSVAATELGLEGNFGGIQLNARADLVLSREAEQTVLDLKWRGGLRRELMIKNEEDLQLALYAHLLPLSTEKVHTAYFIMENGRLIARDRSAFTDITPISPDVNPIEVRERILKKMETTLHWRLEQIRQGEVEIRCTPTLAGLESHYAQEDLLSLLEMKMEDAPFDDYRTLISLIK; the protein is encoded by the coding sequence ATGAATTTCACTTTTGGCACAGCACTTGACAATCCTTCCTGGCCACTACCAGATTTTTCAAAGGGGGGCTGTCTGTGGCATGGGCCAAATCTGCTCCTCCAGTGGTTGGAGTTTCATTATGGCCTGGCGGGGCACAAAAACAACAATGAGCATCTGCGCATTGAGCAATACCGCCAAGCCATTCGTGCTTTTTTAGCAAAAAATCCACCGCCTTTTTTTGCCCGTTCTTTTCAAGCAGATCAATTTGCAACTGCCGCCAATTTATTGGCACGAAGGGATGAATTGTTACTGGCTGCTTGGGATTTTTCAATAACGAGCGGAATTCCGGAGCGCCTTCGTTGTATTGCCAGTATTGAACAGGTGCTGCAAGCCAGCCCTACTGAACTACCCGCAGGCTTCGCCGATCGGTTTACCATTGTAGAAAAAAAAATAGCCCTTCGAGCTTCCGCCATCCATAAAATCAATTTGGTTGAACCCCTGGAGTTGTTGCCTTACCATTGGCAGCGTCTTTTCACAAACATGCAAGAACAGGGCGTTGAAATCATTCCTCCCCCGCCGCACGATCGGGTGCCCGATACCGATTTGGGCCGGTTTCAAGCTTTTTTAGCCGGTAAGGTTGGTCCTCAAGCACTTGACCATGATGGGACTTTACTCTTGCTGCGCGGTAAAAGAGATACTGATTTAGGCAGTTACCTGGCTGCGTTGCTGCGCCGGAATCCCACCTTTCACCCATGTTTTTTGATTCCGGATAAATCGCGTACCCTGGATGAGGCTTTTATCCAGGAAGGTTTGCCCAGCCTGGGTATTCAGCCTGCTTCACTGGCCCGGCCTACCCTTCAAGCACTCAAATTGATTCCCAATTTTTTGTGGACACCGGTGGATCCTTACAAAATAATGGAGTTTGTATCGTTGCCCCTCAAGCCCCTGGAAACCGAATTGGCCAACCGTATTGCCCAACAAATGGCTCAAACGCCGGGGATCCTGGGTGAGTCATGGCAAGCCATGCTGGGTCAATATTTCTCCGAATTGGAAGAAAGGGCCGGGAAGGACTCGAATCTCGATGTACGCGAGATCCGTCAGCAATACCGTTTTTGGTTTGAACGCCGACGTTTTGACGTTGCGGGCAGTGTGCCCAAAAATGAGGTAGAGGACATTTTTCAATACCTCTTCATTTGGGCAAAAAAAACCCTGGAACAAAAAAGCAACAATCCTTCTTTGCTCATGCTGGCAGAACAAGCCAAGCAGATCGTGGATTTGTTGCAAACCTTGCCCGAAAAAGAATTGAGTCGACTCGAACTTGAACGCATTGTGCGCACCGTTTACGAACCAGCGCCGATGCAACTCAATCTCCGGGAAATCGGTAGTTTCCCCTATGTACAGCAACCCAATGCCTTGTGTGCTCCGATTCGCGAGTTGATTTGGTGGAATTTCACCCAAAATGAACCAGATTATTTCTTTTCCCGCTGGTACGATCACGAACGGGGTTGGTTACAACAACTAAACATCCCGCTCAACAGCCCTGCCGACCAAAATGCACTATTGGGTTTTCAGCGCCGACATCCAGTTTGGATGACACAACATCGTTTGATCCTGGTCATCCCCGAGGTGGCTGAGGGGAGTACCATGTTGCCCCATCCACTGTTGGGCGATCTGGAAGCTTGTTTTGGCTCCTTGGAACACATCACCGCTACCGATGAGAACCAGCTTTTGGGACGATATTTCGATTTGCCCGAAAAAGTGTTGATTCCGTTTCGACGCCTGGGAAAGCCGGCCCCATTTCTGCGCCTGAACCATCCCGAAAAACTGACCGACCGGGCCGAAGAAACGTTTACCAGCCTGGAAAGCTTGTTGTACTACCCCTATCAATGGTTGTTTCGCTATCACATTCGACTGCGCAAATCATCCATTCTCAGCATTGTCAAAGACAGCACTTTACAGGGAAACCTCGCCCATCGTTTTTTTCAAAACTTATTGCTTATTCCTGACTTAAGTAGCTGGAGCAAAGCGGAAGTAGATCAATGGATCGAGCGGGAATCCGAACGACTGCTGCACCGTGAAGGCGCAGTGTTGTTGATGTATGGCAAAGAAGCCGAACGAAAACGTTTTCTCAAACGCCTGAAATTTGCCGCCTGGAGTTTAGTCAATCTTTTGCAAAACAACCAGTGGAGTGTTGCAGCGACTGAACTCGGTCTGGAAGGAAATTTTGGCGGCATTCAATTGAATGCCCGTGCCGATTTGGTGTTGTCACGTGAAGCAGAACAAACGGTATTGGACCTCAAGTGGAGAGGTGGTCTGCGGCGAGAACTGATGATTAAAAACGAAGAAGATTTGCAGTTGGCCTTGTACGCGCATCTGTTGCCATTGAGTACAGAAAAGGTGCATACGGCTTATTTCATTATGGAAAATGGTCGACTCATCGCACGGGATCGTTCTGCGTTTACAGATATCACCCCAATCAGCCCGGATGTCAATCCAATTGAAGTCCGGGAACGTATACTTAAAAAGATGGAAACAACTTTGCACTGGCGCCTGGAACAAATTCGCCAGGGTGAAGTAGAAATCCGTTGTACCCCTACCCTGGCCGGCTTGGAAAGCCATTATGCGCAAGAAGATCTACTCTCTCTTTTAGAGATGAAAATGGAAGATGCGCCTTTTGATGACTATCGGACTTTGATCAGTTTGATCAAGTAG
- a CDS encoding Uma2 family endonuclease, which translates to MTSDVKFPLTNQELAAIGKDGLVRLPANWDEYWEVLAAAEYRADFYNNEIIASMSYEGDIHSHLASEFGFLLKSIFTDLKSFRVYNSNRPVYIPACKHLKTGVFNSDGMVISLPTTPYEYQKGMTAETTPILLIEILSETTQSYDWGTKLPCYKEIPSLQQIFFIEQSKPKIFVMEREAPNRWVETTLTQAEEAIVIQGQSIPLQKIYRELYF; encoded by the coding sequence ATGACCAGCGATGTGAAATTTCCACTTACCAATCAGGAACTGGCAGCAATAGGAAAAGACGGTTTGGTGCGGCTACCTGCTAACTGGGATGAATACTGGGAGGTACTAGCTGCCGCAGAATACCGAGCCGACTTTTACAACAATGAAATCATTGCCAGTATGAGTTATGAAGGAGATATCCATAGCCATCTCGCCTCAGAGTTTGGCTTTTTGCTAAAATCTATTTTTACAGATCTAAAATCCTTTCGGGTATACAACAGCAATCGTCCAGTGTATATCCCAGCTTGTAAACACCTCAAAACCGGGGTATTTAATTCGGATGGGATGGTGATCAGCCTCCCTACTACGCCCTATGAATACCAGAAGGGCATGACCGCGGAAACCACGCCTATTTTGCTCATCGAAATTCTGTCAGAAACTACCCAAAGCTACGATTGGGGTACCAAATTGCCCTGCTACAAAGAAATCCCCTCGCTACAGCAAATATTCTTCATCGAGCAATCCAAGCCCAAAATCTTCGTCATGGAACGGGAAGCCCCCAACCGCTGGGTAGAAACAACCTTGACCCAAGCCGAAGAAGCCATTGTCATCCAGGGCCAATCGATCCCCCTACAAAAGATCTATCGGGAGCTGTATTTCTGA
- a CDS encoding sigma-70 family RNA polymerase sigma factor → MRQLKITKSITNRESQSLEKYLQEIGKVDLLTPEEEVELAKRIKQGDQAALEKLTKANLRFVVSVAKQYQNQGLSLSDLINEGNLGLIKAAQRFDETRGFKFISYAVWWIRQSILQALAEQSRIVRLPLNKVGSLNKINKAFSELEQEFEREPSPEELAEMLEIPTEEVETTLGVAARHVSMDAPFVEGEDNSLLDVLENNTTPSTDAGLDYNESLRREIERSLSTLTDRQCDVIKLYFGIGVEHPMSLEDIGEKFGLTRERVRQIKDKAINKLRSANRSKLLKNYLGG, encoded by the coding sequence ATGAGACAACTTAAGATCACGAAGTCGATCACGAACCGGGAAAGCCAGTCGCTGGAGAAGTACCTGCAGGAAATTGGGAAAGTGGATTTGTTGACTCCAGAGGAAGAAGTGGAGTTAGCCAAGAGGATCAAACAAGGCGATCAAGCAGCGCTGGAAAAGTTGACCAAAGCCAATCTTCGATTCGTAGTATCTGTTGCCAAACAATATCAAAATCAAGGCTTGTCACTCAGTGACCTCATCAATGAGGGAAACCTGGGGCTAATTAAAGCCGCACAACGGTTTGATGAAACCCGAGGGTTTAAATTCATCTCCTACGCGGTGTGGTGGATCCGCCAATCCATCTTGCAAGCATTGGCCGAACAATCTCGTATTGTGCGTTTACCGCTCAATAAGGTAGGTTCGCTCAACAAAATCAATAAGGCCTTCTCAGAGCTGGAACAAGAGTTTGAACGTGAACCTTCCCCTGAAGAATTGGCCGAGATGTTGGAGATCCCCACTGAAGAAGTAGAAACTACGCTGGGGGTTGCTGCACGTCACGTGTCGATGGATGCACCCTTTGTGGAAGGTGAGGACAATTCACTGTTGGATGTGCTCGAAAACAACACGACACCCAGTACCGATGCTGGTCTGGACTACAACGAATCCCTGCGCCGGGAAATCGAACGCTCTTTGAGCACGCTCACCGACCGCCAGTGCGATGTAATCAAGCTGTATTTTGGTATTGGTGTAGAGCATCCAATGTCTTTGGAGGACATTGGTGAGAAATTTGGCTTGACACGGGAACGGGTACGTCAAATCAAGGACAAAGCCATCAATAAACTGCGCTCGGCCAACCGTAGCAAGTTATTGAAGAACTATTTGGGCGGCTAA
- a CDS encoding S41 family peptidase: MLTRPNDFRNKVQIWLPLLLAVVLVLGILIGMRLPQSAASLKVSKAESYHNYRQREGKIEELLRYIEAKYVDKVDRDKLVDEAIQKLMAQLDPHSSYIPADELEEVNEQLDGKFDGIGVEFLIVKDTAVVVAPMSGGPSETAGILPGDKIIKVGDSLVVGEKLSNQKIVGLLRGDKGSKVQLSVWRGGENKMHRYTITRAQIPVKSVEAAYMIRDRVGYIRINRFTAQTDKEFLESMRILSEQGHMKDLVLDLRGNPGGYMQMATNMLSQLFPNKGNLLVYTQGRASQKAEFNSNGRVFYPIDKIAVLIDEGSASASEIVAGAIQDNDRGIIVGRRSFGKGLVQEQYQLTDGSALRLTIARYFTPSGRSIQKAYDNGSEVYDQDVEERFKNGELLSANKIAIKDSTKYYTTNGRVVYGGGGIIPDVFVPLDTIQINDFFLDARQMIPAFVLKYLDKSRREQLAKMGLITFQKKFNPDEQLLKDFQAYTVQNGLSGKSVQWSLTQKEIARYLKARIAKHLFDDKGFYAVLNQEDPTVQAALKSIKGGKNDE; encoded by the coding sequence ATGTTGACACGCCCAAATGATTTTCGGAACAAAGTGCAGATTTGGCTACCCTTGCTTTTGGCAGTGGTGCTGGTGCTGGGTATCCTCATCGGCATGCGCCTGCCCCAGTCTGCTGCTTCACTTAAAGTCAGCAAAGCTGAGTCCTATCACAATTATCGCCAGCGGGAGGGGAAAATAGAAGAACTGTTGCGTTACATCGAGGCGAAATACGTTGACAAAGTAGACCGCGACAAACTGGTAGACGAAGCCATCCAAAAACTGATGGCCCAGCTCGACCCACATTCTTCCTACATTCCTGCTGATGAATTGGAGGAAGTTAATGAGCAATTGGATGGAAAATTTGATGGCATCGGCGTAGAATTTTTGATCGTCAAAGATACGGCTGTAGTGGTTGCCCCCATGTCAGGAGGCCCATCAGAAACCGCGGGCATTTTGCCCGGTGACAAAATCATTAAGGTGGGTGACTCCCTGGTGGTTGGGGAAAAACTCTCCAATCAAAAGATCGTTGGATTGTTGCGAGGTGATAAAGGCAGCAAAGTGCAATTGTCCGTTTGGCGGGGAGGAGAGAACAAAATGCACCGCTACACCATCACCAGAGCACAAATTCCCGTTAAAAGTGTCGAAGCAGCTTACATGATCCGCGACCGGGTTGGGTACATTCGCATCAACCGCTTTACGGCACAAACAGACAAGGAGTTTCTGGAATCCATGCGCATCCTCTCAGAACAAGGACACATGAAAGACCTGGTGCTCGATTTGCGTGGAAACCCTGGTGGGTACATGCAAATGGCGACCAATATGCTCAGTCAATTGTTTCCTAATAAAGGCAATCTCTTGGTCTATACTCAGGGAAGAGCTTCTCAGAAGGCAGAATTTAACTCCAATGGTCGGGTATTTTACCCCATCGATAAAATTGCGGTACTGATTGATGAAGGGAGTGCTTCCGCCAGTGAAATTGTAGCAGGGGCGATTCAAGACAACGATCGGGGTATTATCGTTGGGCGGCGTTCCTTCGGCAAAGGACTGGTTCAGGAACAATACCAACTCACCGACGGCTCGGCTTTGCGCCTGACCATCGCACGCTACTTTACCCCTTCCGGACGCTCCATCCAAAAAGCTTATGATAACGGCTCTGAAGTCTATGACCAGGATGTTGAAGAACGTTTCAAAAATGGCGAGTTGCTTTCGGCCAATAAAATTGCGATTAAAGACTCTACCAAATATTATACCACCAATGGGCGGGTTGTGTATGGCGGCGGCGGCATCATTCCAGACGTATTCGTGCCGCTTGATACCATCCAGATCAATGATTTTTTTCTCGATGCCCGGCAGATGATCCCGGCATTTGTATTGAAATATTTGGACAAATCCAGGCGGGAACAATTGGCAAAAATGGGTTTGATCACTTTCCAGAAAAAATTCAACCCGGATGAACAATTGTTAAAGGATTTTCAGGCGTATACGGTTCAAAATGGATTGTCGGGTAAATCGGTACAGTGGTCTTTGACCCAAAAAGAAATCGCTCGTTACCTCAAAGCCCGTATTGCCAAGCACCTTTTTGATGACAAAGGTTTTTATGCGGTGCTCAATCAAGAAGATCCAACGGTGCAGGCAGCACTAAAATCCATCAAAGGAGGTAAGAATGATGAATGA
- a CDS encoding S8 family serine peptidase: MYFIPLRRNIFSVFFCAVFAFFNFSIRLEAQNLNAGNLSTGLYLALSNTPEDHYFHVLVSLKNQLDIAAWEQQPEQRNASSREEKNAALINALQSKAAISQPRILDWMQSADGVDYASIKSYWIANVIALKAKAAFIAELSQHPEIDWIESFPEMEIENYKSTQALAPPTTTSIDPSLDAINARALWRLGYTGYGRKVLIIDSGQEYNHPALRTQFAYNYGSLSSTYRSSIIGDLCGDHGTAVAAVAVGLDRLNRDTIGPAFNALWMGAPAPFRNPGTGEICFLEGTDKSSFDQMQWALNPDGNPNTSSDIPDVINCSWGNGNTAEECNSAFRNVIQSLDAAGVAIVFAAGNTGPTVGSVKFPGSLNVDLVVPMSIGSVNGSISTFPISDFSSRGPSACGRDGSLLIKPEVVAPGERIRTAALEGGYSVFDGTSFSAPYVSGAILLLKEAFPKLSGRQLALALYNSAKDLGPVGEDNDYGKGMINVGAAYSWLISQGNQPTAPVRATNDVIHIQSTPRVYGCDSKANFEVSFENSGADTLRSMDIVIRRDGQSAILYQNRWVGKLAPGKVTTYLLPPFTAPLGRYIVAVELINPNGFADARSLNNLIKTYVSLNSLPQLPDAAASANKVCFGSETLLKSNYQGEGTIRWFDKNTEGTLLGTGNTLVTGSLTKDTVFFAELTRNTFTGRLNQADGEVVYNDSIGGLVFDADYDFILKSVTIYPNRTGLRFFTLRNPKGQIQTISYRVSKVGEQKVPLSFKVTRGKDQSLELTRGGELSILKSDLTYPIVVSDVLVIKYANNTEGPEDYPYFFNWEIEYGYPCGRTPVFVEVDPSTTRPQAQFATPNGPLNINTAVNFSNLSSNATTLQWDFGNGQSSTASNPSTIYAKAGTYLVSLNATNAEGCSDVSVKTIQVGSTTSTQEQDELGYRLGIFPNPTQDIVNIEFNLDRSRSVRLSIVNAIGQILQTENLGERSSGLEQISVQQLPAGAYWLMFEVDGIRVAKPLRVIK, from the coding sequence ATGTACTTCATTCCTTTACGTCGCAACATTTTTAGCGTTTTCTTTTGTGCCGTATTCGCTTTTTTCAATTTTTCAATCCGTCTGGAGGCCCAGAACCTCAACGCAGGAAATCTTTCGACTGGGCTTTACCTCGCTTTGAGTAATACACCCGAAGACCATTATTTTCATGTTTTGGTTAGCCTCAAAAATCAATTGGATATTGCTGCCTGGGAGCAACAACCCGAACAAAGAAATGCCAGTTCGCGGGAGGAAAAGAATGCAGCCCTGATCAATGCACTACAAAGCAAGGCCGCCATTTCACAACCTCGAATCCTGGACTGGATGCAGTCTGCGGATGGTGTTGACTACGCTTCGATAAAAAGTTACTGGATCGCCAATGTCATCGCGCTAAAAGCTAAAGCTGCATTCATTGCCGAGCTGAGCCAACACCCGGAAATTGACTGGATTGAATCCTTCCCGGAAATGGAGATTGAAAACTATAAGTCTACTCAGGCCCTTGCGCCTCCCACCACCACAAGTATCGATCCTAGCTTGGACGCCATCAATGCCCGTGCACTTTGGCGTTTGGGGTATACGGGATATGGCCGCAAAGTACTCATTATTGATTCGGGTCAAGAATACAATCACCCGGCACTGCGCACCCAATTTGCCTACAATTATGGTTCTCTTTCTTCAACTTACCGCAGCTCGATCATCGGCGATTTATGTGGTGATCACGGTACCGCGGTAGCCGCGGTAGCCGTAGGTTTGGATCGACTTAACCGCGACACCATTGGCCCGGCATTTAACGCACTATGGATGGGCGCTCCAGCGCCTTTCCGCAATCCAGGCACTGGCGAAATCTGCTTCCTTGAAGGTACAGATAAGAGCTCTTTTGATCAAATGCAATGGGCCTTAAACCCGGATGGAAATCCCAATACCAGCAGTGATATTCCTGATGTAATCAATTGTTCCTGGGGAAATGGCAATACTGCCGAAGAATGCAATAGTGCCTTCCGCAATGTGATACAATCTTTGGATGCAGCAGGGGTTGCCATCGTATTTGCAGCAGGGAATACTGGACCAACGGTAGGCTCAGTGAAATTTCCCGGTTCCTTAAACGTAGATTTGGTAGTTCCCATGTCCATTGGTTCGGTCAATGGCAGCATTTCAACTTTTCCGATTTCTGATTTTTCTTCCAGAGGGCCTTCCGCTTGTGGGCGTGATGGTAGTTTGTTGATCAAACCCGAAGTTGTAGCTCCAGGTGAACGCATCCGCACGGCTGCCCTTGAAGGGGGCTATTCTGTTTTTGATGGGACTTCATTTTCAGCACCCTACGTATCTGGTGCCATTCTGCTGCTCAAAGAAGCTTTCCCCAAACTGAGTGGTCGGCAACTTGCATTAGCCCTTTACAATTCTGCCAAAGATTTAGGGCCTGTGGGTGAAGACAATGATTATGGAAAGGGGATGATCAATGTAGGTGCGGCATACAGCTGGTTGATCAGTCAAGGAAACCAGCCAACCGCTCCGGTACGGGCTACAAACGATGTCATCCACATTCAGTCTACGCCCAGGGTGTATGGTTGTGACAGCAAGGCTAACTTCGAAGTGAGTTTTGAGAACAGCGGCGCGGATACTTTGCGGAGTATGGACATTGTCATCCGGCGGGATGGCCAATCGGCTATTTTGTACCAAAACCGCTGGGTGGGGAAGTTGGCGCCGGGGAAAGTAACAACCTACCTCTTACCTCCTTTTACTGCCCCCCTCGGACGGTATATTGTGGCGGTTGAGTTGATCAATCCCAATGGATTTGCCGATGCACGTTCCTTGAACAACCTGATCAAAACCTACGTCAGCCTCAATTCCTTACCGCAACTGCCCGATGCAGCAGCTTCTGCCAACAAAGTTTGCTTCGGTAGCGAGACTTTGTTAAAAAGCAATTACCAGGGTGAAGGGACCATCCGTTGGTTTGATAAAAATACGGAGGGTACTTTACTGGGAACTGGCAATACACTGGTTACCGGATCGCTAACCAAGGATACCGTATTTTTTGCGGAACTCACCAGGAATACATTTACTGGCCGGTTGAACCAAGCCGATGGGGAAGTGGTGTACAACGATTCCATTGGAGGTTTGGTATTTGATGCCGATTATGACTTCATCCTCAAATCGGTTACCATTTACCCTAATCGGACCGGGCTGCGCTTTTTCACCTTGCGCAATCCCAAAGGACAGATTCAAACCATCAGTTACCGCGTGAGCAAGGTGGGTGAACAAAAAGTACCCCTCAGCTTCAAAGTTACCCGAGGAAAAGACCAATCGTTGGAGTTGACACGGGGTGGAGAATTATCCATTCTCAAGTCGGATTTAACCTATCCGATCGTTGTTTCAGACGTTCTGGTGATCAAATACGCCAACAACACCGAGGGTCCCGAAGATTACCCCTATTTTTTCAATTGGGAAATTGAATATGGTTATCCCTGTGGGCGCACCCCCGTCTTTGTTGAGGTTGACCCCAGTACAACTCGTCCACAAGCGCAGTTTGCCACCCCAAACGGGCCACTCAACATCAATACCGCAGTGAATTTTAGCAACTTATCTTCAAACGCGACAACGCTTCAATGGGATTTTGGCAATGGCCAAAGCAGTACTGCCAGCAATCCCAGTACCATTTACGCCAAAGCCGGAACCTATCTGGTTTCGCTCAATGCGACCAATGCCGAGGGCTGCAGTGATGTCAGTGTAAAAACCATCCAGGTGGGCAGTACTACCTCAACTCAAGAGCAGGATGAGTTGGGCTATCGCCTGGGTATTTTCCCCAATCCAACCCAGGATATCGTCAACATTGAATTCAACCTCGATCGCAGTCGAAGCGTCAGGTTGAGCATTGTCAACGCCATTGGCCAGATCCTCCAAACGGAAAATTTGGGCGAACGCAGCTCAGGTTTGGAACAAATTTCCGTTCAGCAATTGCCCGCAGGTGCCTATTGGCTGATGTTTGAGGTGGATGGGATTCGGGTAGCGAAGCCGTTGAGGGTAATTAAATAA